The Terriglobales bacterium DNA window TTGTAGCCGGCGGTGGCGAACGACACGAAGCGGGCCAGCGGCTTGATGCCCAGCGCTTTTGCTTTTTCGGCCGACATCACCACCGAGGCGGCGGCGCCATCGGACATCTGCGAGGAGTTGCCGGCGGTCACGATGCCTTTGGCGTGGAAGGCGGGCCTGAGCTTGGCCAGCGCATCCATGGTGGTATCGGCGCGCGGGCCTTCATCCACCTTGAAGATGATGTCCGTGCGCTTGGGCTTGGAGCCGTTGGGGGTGGTGAAGCTGACCGGCACGGGCACGGTCTCTTCGTCGAACTTTCCGGCGGCGATGGCGGCGAGGGCTTTCTGGTGGCTGCGGTAGCTGAACTCGTCGGCCTGCTCGCGGGTGATGTCGAAGCGCTTAGCCAGCCGCTCGGTGGTCAGTCCCATGGAGAGATAGGAGTCGGGATAGTTCTCGACCAGCCAGGGATTGCAGGAGACCTTGTGGCCGCCCATGGGGATCATGGTCATGGACTCGGTGCCGCCGGCCACGATGACCTCCGCGCCACCCGCCATGATGCGCTCCGCCGCCATGGCGATGGCCTGCAGGCCGGAGGAGCAGAAGCGGTTGATGGTCATGGCCGAGATCTCGACCGGCAGGCCGGCGCGCAGCGAGGCGATGCGGGCCACGTTCATGCCCTGTTCGGCCTCGGGCATGGCGCAACCGAGGATGACGTCCTCGATCTCGCGGGTGTCGAGCTGCGGGAGGTGGCTGAGCGCGCCCTTGATGGCGATAGCGGCCAGGTCGTCGGGCCGTGTGG harbors:
- a CDS encoding acetyl-CoA C-acyltransferase; this translates as MREVVIASSVRTPVGKAYKGTLRATRPDDLAAIAIKGALSHLPQLDTREIEDVILGCAMPEAEQGMNVARIASLRAGLPVEISAMTINRFCSSGLQAIAMAAERIMAGGAEVIVAGGTESMTMIPMGGHKVSCNPWLVENYPDSYLSMGLTTERLAKRFDITREQADEFSYRSHQKALAAIAAGKFDEETVPVPVSFTTPNGSKPKRTDIIFKVDEGPRADTTMDALAKLRPAFHAKGIVTAGNSSQMSDGAAASVVMSAEKAKALGIKPLARFVSFATAGYKPEEMGIGPVFAIPKALKMAGLQLSDIDVIELNEAFAAQSLCVIKEAELPLDKVNPNGGAVALGHPLGCTGAKLTASIIRELKRRNGRYGIVTMCVGGGMGAAGIFENVQ